GAGAGAAATAAGAGACGACAAACATGACCGCCATGTTTAGAAGGAATTCAATTCCCCAAATATGTACAAAATGAATATCTACTTTTAATATGAATACGGTTAAAATATAAAATCCCAGCCCTACAAATAAACCTGCCTTTGCTCCCAAAGCAGAAATACGAGGTAGAAAAAGTCCTGCAATGATAATCGAGGCAATAGGAATGAAGAATATCCCGTTCAGTTGCTGTAAAAGTTGGTATAATCCTTCTGGAGCTCCAGCCACCAAAGGAGCTGTCATGATAGCACAAATAGCCAATACGATAGAGGTAACTTTCCCTACCCATACCAGCTGCTTATCCGTCGCGTCCTTTTTCAGATGTCTTTTATAAATCCCCAAACTGAAAATGGTTGCCGTGCTATTTAACACACTATTGAATGTACTTAAAACAGCTCCCATCACTACTGCTGCAAAGAATCCGGTCAACCCTACTGGCAATACTTTCTTGATAAGTTCAGGGTAAATTAAATCCTGATTATCATAAAGACTGTCCCCAAAATAATAAAATCCGATCACCCCAGGCAAAATGATAATTAATGGAACGAATAGCTTTAATATTCCGGTATAAAGCAAACCCTTTTGCGCCTCTGCCAGATTCTTAGCTCCAAATGCCCGCTGAATAATCGTCTGGTTCATACACCAGAAATACAGTTGATTTATCATCAAACCGGTAAATAAAGTCTCAAATGGGAGAACTGAGTCTTTAGCACCTATTACATTGAATTTTTCAGGAGCAGCTTTATACACCTTGTCTAGACCTGTGAGTAAATTACCACTCCCAATATCCCATAAAGCAAATCCAAGTACCAGCAAGCCTCCTAAAAACAATCCTATACCATTGATAGTATCAGAATAAGCTACGGCTTTTAGGCCCCCAAAAATAGCGTAAATAGAACCTATGGCTCCAATGACGATTACAGTCAACCATAAGCCTTCTTGTTGGCTTATTTCAAGGGTTTCCGAAACATTGAAAATACTTTCTAAATTGATTGCGCCCGTGTAGAGAACAATAGGCAAAAGGGTAACTACAAAGGATACGATAAGGAATAAAGCGACCAAAGTTCGAGTAGTTCTATCAAACCTATATTCCAAATATTGAGGAATGGTAGTCAACCCCATTTTTAAAAACCTTGGGATGAAATATAAGGCACCGATCACCAAAGCTATGGCTGAAGTCACCTCCCATGCGATGATAATGAAACCATTTTTATAGGCTGAGCCATTCATTCCTATCAAATGCTCAGTGGAAATATTGGTCAGTAGCATGGAGCCGGCAATCACCAAACCACTCAAGCTTTTCCCTCCTAAAAAATAGCCATCTTGAGTATCTAGTTTATCTTTCCGGAGTTGGTACCAGGAAAATATGGCAACGAAT
Above is a window of Algoriphagus machipongonensis DNA encoding:
- a CDS encoding solute:sodium symporter family transporter, which encodes MTLTILSFLAFTSFVAIFSWYQLRKDKLDTQDGYFLGGKSLSGLVIAGSMLLTNISTEHLIGMNGSAYKNGFIIIAWEVTSAIALVIGALYFIPRFLKMGLTTIPQYLEYRFDRTTRTLVALFLIVSFVVTLLPIVLYTGAINLESIFNVSETLEISQQEGLWLTVIVIGAIGSIYAIFGGLKAVAYSDTINGIGLFLGGLLVLGFALWDIGSGNLLTGLDKVYKAAPEKFNVIGAKDSVLPFETLFTGLMINQLYFWCMNQTIIQRAFGAKNLAEAQKGLLYTGILKLFVPLIIILPGVIGFYYFGDSLYDNQDLIYPELIKKVLPVGLTGFFAAVVMGAVLSTFNSVLNSTATIFSLGIYKRHLKKDATDKQLVWVGKVTSIVLAICAIMTAPLVAGAPEGLYQLLQQLNGIFFIPIASIIIAGLFLPRISALGAKAGLFVGLGFYILTVFILKVDIHFVHIWGIEFLLNMAVMFVVSYFSPNTRTFEFPKTGPLDLNPWKYSRLLGGVLVILTVIIYIWLGQ